Proteins from one Globicephala melas chromosome 21, mGloMel1.2, whole genome shotgun sequence genomic window:
- the TEX15 gene encoding LOW QUALITY PROTEIN: testis-expressed protein 15 (The sequence of the model RefSeq protein was modified relative to this genomic sequence to represent the inferred CDS: inserted 5 bases in 4 codons; substituted 2 bases at 2 genomic stop codons), translating into MEMKKTAKYKMPWKMNSTTEPLFVTGIDVNPLKKFTIPKIRRTAEKVYLSPCCTNTREYNFIHDTLNQCRLDVSCDLQSSWQFGDTKLIHNEELEKNFTSKRSEMRGNGRHGRELEEHFCFLALPQSDVAEIYQNGISTRTSTLKILGNPLLGIYIFRHVDVALNFAHSRSITVESIIIFKVLFGKVKKIQPSVDKNKVSLDPSPNFDCHMSRSVPSLKDTIELQAYSSAVYFYEYDDLSKPVDKPRQCLPYAIVTVKFIGQKVDKGHLMTSLRLLSTGFPKRAERTWSLNNCTVAKRIGKGKDATVIFEHFRKPIDPFVQENCSCSALNSEINPYNSNISNSYGNVQNENISVLEAYSGQMEHNSAECRDTSQVHAYDSGPSFIPSDTRESVNNDDLLNLTHLKDVLSGFAPAFPLHNNIGSSTVITSKLIKDPRLMKREESIGKHNTITGLNEILPLEKSLDFANSEINLSSMPTNPASSSEVMPGDQTVLTNYLDAPCFKISLNESQTQAHNMGCKTYDCTAPSKITMAEQCKSHDNFSFPMCVSNVVSEVEIQEHSGEKAQRSQQRSNIPILIEQNSEPRDSYESVNTCTKVYNSHISPEPQSSNFKTVYQTGHQMPTLFPLESKESIHENIQDIGKMRNFTGPEDNSKHEEKQNVWKESDNSFTNKTKISPVDSYISLHQDNKENENLDYLVENCDQILITQGLEKPKSFSSTTEEKYELDHLALEIENHLTPRLENLSQKHPQHSLEYKDNVHTSFTISQKRMELKLEKPDQNCVSIMTDALQEAKDIPQAKQLPAVTSSHDIKTAHNANCSIARENICVKRRNGNDPVSLANSERDCKENSQVNSKGQDHTQFCNSQLNSDVHLNVDCREQRDNDKENQNEAEVEDIALSTENNIGNIHGDEKQSFHANKNFTTVDERRENKDYNSIEILSSEEFSTTFNLTWGKKYVSTESTLLENEGTVTAINEKDTGRTVEHLVSTTFPQVAGSSGHVASHAVVQVADAPVPALGTNLEDHPRYQFKETCSSEGPDFGLLVKYRVSDCETDMDKNQLHNSFHQSVSDNSVLQSIKLDNEIEVGSERSDSAFLFQQDAHSHGNVLYEDFGASYETLKSRIGWEGLLGSTNGKTEVLKSTTRRENSDQHYSEESSFYFSTAKNKAELFNPILLPDLEITITNVFMQGFSPAVESLALKDNSCKYRTEAIKSEIKEEEEEVPRFEIHSQCSGENSHHPSEGEFGNVRQVSGLVSKSETSLSEKQNKGPLVTEPSNVTTVNNESRCSFTKSKTDCNDTGSKKDTESSISQRKPHTPFRDQNIPHKDLRHHELCGNRRRLTSQDLLERFSSLSQGRIETSSRSEKHIRSVPDILTSEASLCKSRCLSRKLDRAVRHLKKAHRRVHTSLQLIAKVGEKRKGPLPKAYAVICDNFWESCDLQGYSSVSERRYYSTKQFLSKRKYDKPGEKRALGFEVDKSLTHVSNHKSYKTSGERVTKCLSEKNVSGVSRSPTTIRVRGYCDGEYPESQLALCSRSQSTGQSAYSTSSLRNPRSSELQPFSRKTGCLSSPDCPDEKLTKRENQIDAEFLSNVSKYEKLKNHSAHGNIKGTTKENNSEANEVISKRNSVSLTCIKESNVNFSVDKNYDATCIAHTKVKTDAVISVLESSVTHVFNIDINKPNNLILSGYTRNLEVNFPIEKWTAPNESSKPGIITGNFLMDPLNLTLIKSKKCNSIPQLLSATLVTDSEGESSQSYLNKQSIFAVDSSAVSTIVPHCQQGCAGKELLKTEHCSSSNSFRIDGNGTNVIENSELDFTSVSEESKDNMMKKLFSHDSFLLLKDNIKGSSSPKCIAKKDIQERKMWKDKQAEKAKDSFHKTMAEGSSVKTEYKNQKNKTLEESSYLTEKTVKDNLVDSHLSIKGATEAVSLSNTASNQLNKRKKEEGKVSHDSQSDSAVHSGRACNSKPGIKGMNHMPLLHAHSETSNVSPPPKMPTSYMNELKEEHCLTNNLAPIAKIAQILKRADEASSLQILQEETKVCQNILPLFVEAFERKQECSFKQILISRDLLVEQNLWYNCRRKLKPCALDSFVELQMMMETIQFIENKTRLLGGEPTFRSLLWYDETLYSELLGRPRGFQQQSNFYPAFQGRLKYHAFCELQNYHDQLVEVFEETKREISSYYMFLKYKRQINECEAVMKHCSDCFDFSLSVPFTCGVNFGDSLGDLESLRKSTLNLISIYGDSPQKDSCPGKQDHLWIIIEMISSKVNFIKSNEAVSIKISLYGLEHIFFDAAKSLVWKEKRESFCKKYSGKNSKEILLKINEHAFSKLQKICDTLCKGLSSERISSTGLENTMIASRKSNALVNKATISIENSRFNSTLLSYPDICCISEILDQAEFADFKKLQELTLRCTDHLEILKKYFQLLQEDNIDNIFITQENVLDMVKNHNHEAVILKPAAIETYIEIVMLSETVHFLKNSMAKKLDKQRFRGMLWFDLSLLPELVQCQEEMTSFSFLKDNSTDCLWKVIETAISELKNDLDIIYKYNEAVNCSYALHLLSRELEELSEIKTLLKKSKYSLSTYIDFVPCIASINYGSTVTELEYNYTQFSTLLKNVMAAPRKDLGKMAHVMKVMKTIEDMKIICAKNAKLTISFILCQMRHNRKKTLHLERKEEMNIHVKPRKNINKSSTCMKVPSVSQCIMKNVSNSSKKRPFTVDECEDPQEQDENTTVSSCKKQKVNMKDVTKINREKATFKHPRTMRSHPESENEIGPSSSDNLKRNHVSPKKVEIQLSLPGSLLPLKNLKDTCMSKLEGEIDXGSLNNMKERNVNFSVAETKSDXDCSPLAISDQKRVDGTLSKDQEITSQKFLKNSSDPAEKSCLSDIKPETDASLLPDASVLSKPVFXFVRDINANLEMHDTDFEPQDNEIPNSSIKNSKCTSSPEPIHVQNKIPVLXNKTQPAKTESEEKHRKDTLNSSTTPVEASENMTLNVNQTVEYSFSEQXNSKVLTQNAATYWNEIPQSACTPVYNSSEQSFGTSYPHSASCVYRYSSSNGSSITPTYQGITSYEVQPPPFGMLTAVTSXQNTHSNLLYSPYFGYFAGERQANDFVPVSGHFQTQMPVYNFQQPIFSQYVYYQPVTAYPCFPDLKVLPEVPWT; encoded by the exons GTCAGAGATGCGTGGGAATGGAAGACATGGCAGAGAACTTGAAGAACATTTCTGCTTTTTAGCACTTCCTCAGAGTGATGTGGCTGAGATATATCAGAATGGaataagtaccagaacatctacATTGAAGATACTAGGCAACCCTCTTCTTGGAATTTATATATTTAGACATGTTGATGTGGCCTTGAATTTTGCTCACAGTAGAAGTATTACTGTAgaaagtattataatttttaag gttctttttggaaaagtgaagaaaattcaGCCTTCAGTGGATAAAAACAAAGTTTCTTTGgatccttctcctaactttgacTGCCATATGTCAAGAAGTGTCCCCTCTTTGAAAGATACCATTGAACTACAAGCCTACAGTTCAGCA gTATACTTCTATGAATATGATGATCTTTCAAAGCCAGTAGATAAACCTAGGCAGTGTCTTCCATATGCAATAGTAACAGTAAAATTTATTGGTCAAAAAGTAGACAAAGGACACCTTATGACATCTTTGAGACTCCTCTCAACAGGATTTCCTAAAAGGGCTG AAAGAACATGGTCTCTGAATAACTGTACAGTGGCCAAAAgaattggaaaaggaaaagatgctACTGTCATCTTTGAGCATTTCAGGAAACCTATAGATCCATTTGTTCAGGAAAACTGTTCATGCAGTGCACTAAATTCAGAGATAAATCCTTACAACTCAAATATTTCTAACTCCTATGGAaatgtgcaaaatgaaaacatttctgtACTTGAAGCATACAGTGGACAGATGGAGCACAATTCAGCAGAATGTAGAGACACTTCTCAAGTACATGCATATGATTCAGGTCCTTCATTTATTCCCAGTGATACCAGAGAAAGTGTTAATAATGATGACCTCTTAAATTTGACACATCTTAAAGATGTTTTAAGTGGTTTTGCTCCTGCTTTTCCCCTTCATAACAATATTGGCTCAAGCACAGTTATTACTTCAAAACTCATCAAAGACCCAAGACTgatgaagagagaagaaagcataggaaaacataATACTATTACaggtttaaatgagattttgCCATTGGAGAAGAGTTTAGATTTTGCTaattcagaaataaacctatCATCTATGCCAACTAATCCTGCCTCATCATCTGAAGTCATGCCTGGTGATCAGACTGTTCTTACTAATTATTTGGATGCCCCTTGCTTCAAAATCTCTTTGAATGAGTCACAAACCCAGGCTCACAACATGGGCTGTAAGACCTATGATTGTACAGCTCCCAGTAAAATTACCATGGCAGAACAGTGTAAGAGCCACGATAATTTTTCCTTCCCAATGTGTGTGTCAAATGTAGTCTCAGAAGTTgaaatccaagaacacagtggaGAAAAAGCTCAGAGATCCCAGCAGAGAAGCAACATTCCAATTTTAATTGAACAAAATAGTGAGCCACGTGACTCTTACGAATCAGTGAATACTTGTACAAAAGTATATAATAGTCACATCTCTCCAGAACCACAGTCTTCtaattttaaaactgtatatCAGACTGGTCACCAAATGCCTACGCTTTTTCCACTCGAAAGCAAAGAAAGCATACATGAGAACATTCAAGATATTGGAAAGATGAGAAACTTCACTGGGCCAGAAGACAATTCCAAacatgaagaaaagcaaaatgtatgGAAAGAAAGTGATAATTCTTTtactaataaaacaaaaatcagtccAGTAGATAGTTACATTTCTTTGCATCAAGACAACAAAGAGAATGAGAATCTTGATTATTTGGTGGAAAATTGTGATCAAATATTAATTACTCAAGGGTTAGAAAAGCCAAAATCTTTCTCATCTACCACAGAGGAGAAGTATGAGCTAGATCACCTAGCATTGGAAATAGAAAATCATCTTACTCCAAGACTGGAGAACCTTTCACAAAAGCATCCTCAGCACTCTTTAGAGTACAAAGATAACGTTCACACAAGTTTTACCATTTCTCAAAAACGAATGGAACTGAAATTGGAAAAACCAGATCAAAACTGTGTTAGCATTATGACTGATGCTTTGCAGGAAGCAAAAGACATTCCCCAGGCCAAACAACTACCGGCCGTTACTTCATCTCATGACATTAAAACAGCTCATAATGCAAATTGCAGCATAGCTAGAGAAAATATATGTGttaaaaggagaaatggaaatgatcCAGTGTCCTTAGCGAACAGTGAAAGAGACTGCAAAGAAAATTCTCAAGTTAACAGTAAAGGTCAAGATCACACTCAGTTCTGTAATTCACAGTTGAACAGTGATGTGCACCTGAATGTTGATTGCAGAGAACAGAGAGATAATGATAAAGAAAACCAGAATGAGGCTGAAGTGGAAGACATTGCTTTGTCTACAGAaaacaacatagggaatatacaTGGAGATGAGAAGCAGAGTTTTCATGCAAACAAAAATTTTACCACTGTAGATGAAAGGAGGGAGAATAAAGATTACAATAGCATAGAAATTCTGAGTTCTGAAGAATTTTCTACTACATTTAATttgacttggggaaaaaaatatgtgtCCACAGAATCTACATTATTAGAAAATGAAGGTACCGTAACTGCCATAAACGAAAAAGATACTGGAAGGACTGTAGAGCATTTGGTTTCCACAACATTTCCCCAGGTTGCAGGTTCTTCAGGGCATGTAGCCTCACATGCTGTAGTTCAGGTAGCTGATGCTCCAGTGCCGGCGTTAGGCACAAATCTCGAAGATCACCCAAGATACCAGTTTAAAGAAACTTGTTCTTCTGAGGGTCCAGATTTTGGTTTGTTAGTAAAATATAGGGTTTCTGATTGTGAAACAGATATGGATAAAAATCAATTACACAACTCATTTCATCAGTCGGTAAGTGACAACTCAGTTCTTCAAAGCATCAAATTGGATAATGAGATTGAAGTAGGATCAGAACGGAGTGACAGTGCTTTTCTATTTCAACAGGATGCTCATAGCCATGGAAATGTACTCTATGAAGATTTCGGGGCCTCATACGAGACTCTGAAGTCTCGCATCGGTTGGGAAGGTCTGTTAGGAAGCACTAATGGGAAGACAGAAGTTTTGAAAAGCACCACAAGGAGGGAGAATAGCGATCAGCATTACTCTGAGGAAAGTAGTTTTTACTTCTctacagcaaaaaacaaagcagagcTCTTCAACCCAATTTTACTTCCTGATCTAGAAATTACGATTACTAATGTATTTATGCAAGGATTCAGTCCTGCTGTTGAATCCCTTGCATTGAAAGATAATTCCTGCAAATATAGAACTGAAgccataaaatcagaaataaaggaggaggaggaagaagttcCACGATTTGAAATTCATTCCCAGTGTTCTGGTGAAAATTCACATCATCCATCGGAAGGTGAATTTGGTAATGTAAGGCAAGTATCAGGACTAGTGAGTAAATCTGAAACCTCACtttctgaaaagcaaaacaaGGGACCTTTGGTTACTGAACCTTCTAATGTCACAACAGTAAATAACGAAAGCAGGTGTTCCTTTACAAAGTCAAAAACCGATTGTAATGATACTGGAAGTAAAAAGGACACAGAATCAAGCATTAGCCAAAGAAAGCCACATACACCTTTTAGGGACCAGAATATACCACATAAAGATTTAAGACATCACGAACTTTGTGGGAATAGGAGGAGGCTAACCAGTCAGGACTTGTTGGAACGTTTTTCTTCATTATCCCAAGGACGAATTGAAACCTCTTCACGGTCAGAAAAACACATTAGGAGTGTCCCGGATATTCTAACTAGTGAAGCATCTTTATGCAAAAGCAGATGTCTTTCCAGAAAACTTGACAGAGCTGTTCGTCACTTAAAAAAAGCTCACAGAAGAGTTCACACGTCTTTGCAGCTTATAGCTaaagtgggagaaaaaagaaagggcccTTTACCAAAAGCATATGCAGTAATATGCGATAATTTCTGGGAAAGTTGTGACCTTCAAGGTTATAGTTCTGTGTCTGAAAGAAGATATTACTCCACTAAGCAATTTTTGTCAAAAAGAAAATACGACAAGCCTGGAGAGAAAAGGGCTTTGGGATTTGAAGTTGATAAATCATTAACTCATGTATCAAACCACAAGTCTTATAAAACAAGTGGAGAGAGAGTCACAAAGTGCCTTTCTGAGAAAAATGTGTCCGGTGTCTCCAGAAGTCCCACCACTATTCGCGTGAGAGGATATTGTGATGGAGAGTATCCTGAATCACAGTTAGCCCTCTGCTCCAGGTCCCAAAGTACAGGTCAGTCCGCTTATAGCACTAGCAGTCTGAGAAATCCCAGATCATCAGAACTTCAGCCCTTTTCTAGAAAAACTGGATGTCTCTCTTCCCCAGACTGCCCAGATGAGAAACTaactaaaagagaaaatcaaatcgATGCAGAGTTTTTATCTAACGTTAGTAAATATGAAAAGCTTAAGAACCATTCAGCACATGGTAATATTAAGggtacaacaaaagaaaacaattctgaaGCTAATGAAGTAATAAGTAAAAGGAATTCAGTATCTTTAACTTGCATAAAAGAAAGCAACGTAAATTTTAGTGTGGACAAAAATTATGATGCAACTTGTATAGCCCACACAAAGGTGAAAACTGATGCAGTTATTTCAGTCTTAGAATCAAGTGTGACGcatgtttttaatattgatatCAACAAACCAAATAACCTTATTTTATCTGGTTATACAAGAAACCTGGAAGTAAATTTTCCTATAGAAAAATGGACAGCTCCTAATGAGAGCTCCAAACCAGGCATTATTACAGGAAACTTCCTTATGGACCCATTAAATCTAACTCTGATAAAAAGCAAAAAGTGTAACAGTATTCCTCAATTGTTATCAGCCACTCTAGTGACAGACAGTGAGGGAGAATCTTCACAATCTTACCTGAATAAACAGAGCATTTTTGCTGTAGATTCTTCAGCAGTGTCTACCATTGTACCACACTGTCAACAAGGATGTGCTGGAAAGGAGCTGCTAAAGACAGAACATTGCTCTTCAAGTAATTCCTTCCGCATAGACGGGAATGGAACAAATGTTATTGAGAATTCTGAGTTGGATTTCACATCAGTAAGTGAAGAAAGTAAGGACAATATGATGAAGAAACTATTTTCCCATGATAGTTTTCTGCTCTTAAAAGATAACATAAAGGGTTCTTCTTCCCCAAAATGTATTGCAAAGAAAGacattcaggaaagaaaaatgtggaaAGATAAACAAGCAGAGAAAGCAAAAGATTCATTTCACAAAACCATGGCTGAAGGATCAAGTGTTAAGACTGAgtacaaaaatcaaaagaataagaCATTAGAAGAATCCTCCTACTTAACTGAGAAAACAGTTAAAGACAACTTGGTCGATTCTCATTTAAGCATTAAAGGTGCTACTGAGGCAGTCTCTTTGAGTAACACTGCTTCTAATCAgcttaacaaaagaaagaaagaggaaggaaaagttaGTCATGACTCTCAGTCTGACTCCGCAGTGCACTCAGGAAGAGCCTGTAATTCCAAACCAGGCATTAAAGGAATGAATCATATGCCTCTTCTACATGCCCACTCTGAAACCTCCAACGTCTCTCCTCCTCCGAAGATGCCTACATCATAcatgaatgaattaaaagaaGAACATTGCTTAACTAATAATTTGGCTCCTATAGCTAAGATAGCTCAAATTTTGAAGAGGGCAGATGAAGCATCATCTTTGCAGATTCTACAGGAAGAAACTAAAGTTTGTCAAAATATTCTCCCTTTATTTGTTGAAGcttttgaaagaaaacaagaatgttCATTTAAACAAATCTTGATTTCAAGAGACCTGTTGGTAGAACAAAACCTGTGGTATAACTGCAGACGCAAATTAAAACCGTGTGCTCTTGACTCCTTTGTAGAACTTCAAATGATGATGGAAACTATTCAGttcattgaaaacaaaacaaggctCTTAGGAGGTGAGCCAACATTCCGAAGCTTGCTTTGGTATGATGAGACATTGTACAGTGAGCTGCTTGGCAGACCACGTGGCTTTCAACAACAATCCAATTTCTATCCTGCTTTTCAAGGCAGGTTAAAATATCATGCATTCTGTGAGTTGCAAAACTATCATGATCAGTTGGTTGAAGTGTTTGAAGAAACCAAAAGGGAAATCAGTTCATACTACATGTTCTTAAAATACAAACGACAGATTAATGAGTGTGAGGCAGTAATGAAACATTGTTCTGATTGctttgacttttctctttctgttccattTACCTGTGGAGTTAACTTTGGAGATAGTTTAGGAGACCTAGAATCCTTGAGAAAAAGTACATTAAATCTGATCAGTATATATGGGGACTCTCCCCAAAAAGATTCCTGTCCAGGAAAACAAGACCATCTATGGATTATTATAGAAATGATCTCCTCAAAAGTTAATTTTATCAAGAGCAATGAGGCAGTAAGTATTAAAATATCTCTTTATGGTCTGGAACATATCTTTTTTGATGCTGCAAAAAGTCTCgtttggaaagaaaagagagagtctTTCTGCAAAAAATACTCAGGAAAGAACAGCAAAGAAATACtactcaaaataaatgaacatgctTTTTCTAAGTTGCAGAAGATATGTGATACGTTGTGTAAAGGTTTAAGCAGTGAACGCATTTCCAGTACTGGGCTTGAGAATACTATGATTGCTTCCAGAAAGTCAAATGCTCTAGTAAACAAAGCAACAATTAGCATAGAAAACTCTAGGTTTAACAGTACTTTGCTTTCATATCCAGATATCTGTTGTATTAGTGAAATATTGGATCAAGCTGAATTTGCAGACTTTAAAAAACTACAGGAACTCACTTTGAGATGTACCGATcacttagaaattttaaaaaaatactttcagtTGCTGCAAGAAGATAACATAGATAATATTTTTATCACACAAGAAAATGTTTTGGACATGGTGAAAAACCACAACCATGAGGCAGTAATTTTAAAACCTGCGGCCATTGAAACCTATATTGAAATCGTCATGCTCTCAGAAACAGTTCACTTTCTTAAAAACTCAATGGCAAAGAAACTAGACAAACAGAGGTTTCGAGGTATGCTTTGGTTTGATTTGTCACTTCTTCCTGAACTGGTTCAGTGCCAAGAAGAAAtgacttctttctcatttcttaaagATAATTCAACAGATTGTCTTTGGAAAGTGATAGAGACTGCTATTTCTGAACTTAAGAACGATCTGGATATTATCTACAAATATAATGAAGCTGTTAATTGCTCCTAtgctcttcatttgctctcaAGAGAACTTGAAgaactttcagaaataaaaacacttcTAAAGAAGTCTAAGTATTCTCTTTCCACATACATTGACTTTGTGCCATGTATAGCATCCATAAATTATGGAAGCACTGTGACAGAGTTAGAATACAACTACACTCAGTTTTCCACCCTGCTCAAAAATGTGATGGCTGCCCCTCGGAAGGACTTAGGGAAAATGGCCCATGTTATGAAAGTCATGAAAACTATTGAAGATATGAAGATAATATGTGCTAAAAATGCTAAATTAACCATTTCCTTTATCCTGTGCCAAATGCGACATAACAGAAAGAAGACTTTGCacctggagagaaaggaagaaatgaatattCATGTAAAACCTAGGAAGAATATCAACAAGTCCAGTACTTGTATGAAGGTGCCCTCAGTTTCACAGTGCATAATGAAAAACGTTTCAAATTCCTCTAAAAAACGACCTTTCACTGTAGACGAGTGTGAAGACCCTCAGGAACAAGACGAAAATACTACCGTTTCCAGTTGTAAAAAACAAAAG gTTAACatgaaagatgtcacaaaaatcaacagagaaaagGCAACGTTCAAGCATCCAAG GACTATGAGATCTCATCccgaaagtgaaaatgaaataggACCAAGTTCATCTGACAATCTGAAAAGAAACCATGTCTCTCCAAAAAAAGTTGAAATTCAGCTATCACTACCTGGCTCACTTTTACCTTTAAAGAACCTAAAAGACACTTGTATGTCAAAGTTAGAGGGCGAAATAG AGGGAAGCTTAAATAAcatgaaggaaagaaatgtaaattttagtGTTGCTGAAACAAAAAGTG AAGATTGTTCTCCTTTGGCAATTTCTGACCAAAAACGTGTAGATGGTACACTTTCAAAAGACCAGGAGATAACTTCTCAGAAATTTCTTAAGAATTCCTCAGATCCTGCAGAGAAATCTTGTCTCTcagacataaaaccagaaactgaTGCTTCTCTTCTGCCTGATGCATCAGTGCTCTCAAAGCCTGTTTTCTAATTTGTGAGGGATATCAATGCCAATTTAGAAATGCATGACACTGACTTTGAACCTCAAGATAATGAAATACCAAATTCATccattaaaaattctaaatgcaCCAGTTCTCCAGAACCCATACATGTCCAGAACAAAATTCCTG